A region from the Pseudomonas sp. P8_229 genome encodes:
- a CDS encoding bifunctional protein-serine/threonine kinase/phosphatase: MPLQLSFAEASATGPRAENQDALRLVTPAPALAASKGYLFAIADGVSQCADGGLAARSTLQALALDYYATPQTWSVAQALDRLLLAQNRWLQANGGGQPLLTTVSALVLRGQRFTLAHVGDCRVYRWQADHLLRISQDHVWDQPGMQHVLKRALGLDQHLVLDFLDGELRADECFVLLSDGVWSSLGDTAIAAILRDQPDLDSAAQTLVNAAHLAGSQDNASALLVRVDAVGEASIGDALIHLQQWPLPPPLKTGQVFEGWKVQGIVGQSQQSLLYRVMDGQGRGWLLKTLPARLADDPQAGQALLSEEWFLKRVAGRHFPEVHASSQRQHVYYVMREYSGKTLAQVFQHSSPLPLVQWQDLAERLLRAVGLLHRRQILHRDIKPENLHLGDDGELRLLDFGLAYCPGLSQDTPATLPGTPSFIAPEAFRGEPPSAQQDLYAVGVSLYFLLTGHFPYGEIEAFQRPRFGVPVSASRYRPDLPDWVAQSLERGVAADPQQRFETAEEWLLVLEQGERRSLSVRPRPLLEREPLKVWRTMALIALLGNLVLLILLFHR; the protein is encoded by the coding sequence ATGCCTCTGCAACTGAGTTTCGCCGAAGCCAGCGCCACCGGACCACGCGCGGAAAACCAGGACGCCTTGCGCCTGGTAACGCCCGCCCCGGCGCTGGCCGCCAGCAAGGGTTATCTGTTTGCCATCGCCGACGGTGTCAGCCAATGCGCCGACGGCGGCCTGGCCGCGCGCTCGACCCTGCAAGCGCTGGCACTCGACTACTACGCCACGCCGCAAACCTGGAGCGTGGCGCAGGCACTGGATCGCCTGCTGCTCGCACAAAACCGCTGGTTGCAGGCCAACGGCGGTGGGCAACCGTTGCTGACCACGGTCAGCGCGCTGGTCCTGCGCGGCCAGCGCTTCACCTTGGCCCACGTCGGTGATTGCCGGGTCTATCGCTGGCAGGCCGACCACTTGCTGCGTATTTCGCAAGATCATGTCTGGGATCAACCGGGCATGCAGCACGTGCTCAAGCGTGCGCTTGGGCTGGATCAGCATCTGGTGCTGGATTTTCTCGACGGCGAGTTGCGCGCAGACGAATGTTTCGTGCTGCTCAGCGATGGCGTGTGGTCGAGCTTGGGCGACACCGCGATTGCGGCAATTCTGCGCGATCAGCCAGATCTCGACAGCGCGGCACAGACGCTGGTCAACGCCGCGCACCTGGCAGGCAGTCAGGATAACGCCAGTGCGCTGCTGGTGCGAGTCGATGCCGTCGGTGAGGCGAGCATCGGCGATGCGCTGATTCACTTGCAGCAATGGCCACTGCCGCCGCCGCTGAAAACCGGTCAGGTGTTCGAAGGCTGGAAGGTGCAGGGGATTGTCGGCCAGAGCCAGCAATCGCTGCTGTATCGAGTCATGGATGGGCAAGGTCGGGGCTGGCTGTTGAAAACCCTGCCGGCGCGGCTGGCGGATGATCCCCAGGCCGGGCAGGCCTTGCTCTCGGAAGAATGGTTCCTCAAGCGTGTGGCCGGGCGGCATTTTCCTGAAGTCCATGCCAGCAGTCAGCGTCAGCATGTGTACTACGTGATGCGCGAATATTCCGGGAAGACTCTGGCGCAGGTGTTTCAACACAGCAGTCCGCTGCCGTTGGTGCAATGGCAGGACCTGGCCGAACGCCTGCTGCGGGCCGTGGGCCTGCTGCATCGACGGCAGATTCTGCACCGCGACATCAAGCCGGAAAATCTGCACCTGGGCGACGACGGTGAGCTGCGGCTGCTGGATTTCGGCCTGGCGTACTGCCCGGGACTTTCGCAAGACACACCGGCAACACTGCCCGGAACGCCGAGTTTCATCGCCCCGGAAGCCTTTCGCGGCGAGCCGCCCAGTGCGCAACAGGATCTGTACGCGGTGGGTGTGAGCCTGTATTTCCTGCTGACCGGGCACTTTCCCTATGGCGAGATCGAAGCGTTCCAGCGGCCACGATTTGGCGTACCGGTGAGCGCCAGTCGTTATCGCCCGGACTTGCCGGACTGGGTCGCGCAGAGTCTGGAGCGTGGCGTGGCGGCGGACCCGCAACAGCGATTTGAAACGGCTGAAGAATGGTTGCTGGTGTTGGAGCAAGGGGAGCGGCGCAGTTTGAGCGTGCGGCCCAGGCCTTTATTGGAGCGTGAGCCGTTGAAAGTTTGGCGGACGATGGCGTTGATCGCCTTGCTGGGGAATCTGGTGCTGCTGATTTTATTGTTTCACCGCTGA
- a CDS encoding nitrate/nitrite transporter, producing MNSSFWKSGHTPTLFAAFLYFDLSFMVWYLLGPLAVQIAADLHLTTQQRGLVVATPILAGAVLRFIMGMLADRLSPKTAGLIGQVIVICALFGAWKIGIHSYEQALILGLFLGMAGASFAVALPLASQWYPPQHQGKAMGIAGAGNSGTVFAALLAPVLAAAFGWSNVFGFALIPLILTLVLFVWLAKNAPERPKAKAMADYFKALGDRDSWWFMFFYSVTFGGFIGLASALPGYFNDQYGLNPVIAGYYTAACVFGGSLMRPLGGALADRFGGIRTLLAMYTVAAICIAAVGFNLPSSYAALALFVCTMLGLGAGNGAVFQLVPQRFRLEIGVMTGLIGMAGGIGGFALAAGMGAIKQSTGSYQLALWLFASLGVLAWFGLHGVKRRWRTTWGSAAVTAARV from the coding sequence ATGAATTCAAGCTTCTGGAAATCCGGCCACACCCCGACCCTGTTCGCGGCCTTCCTCTATTTCGACCTGAGCTTCATGGTCTGGTATCTGCTCGGCCCACTGGCGGTGCAGATCGCTGCTGACCTGCACCTGACCACGCAACAACGTGGCCTCGTCGTCGCCACGCCGATCCTTGCTGGCGCCGTGTTGCGCTTCATCATGGGCATGCTCGCCGATCGGCTGTCACCGAAAACTGCTGGGCTGATCGGTCAAGTCATCGTGATTTGCGCGCTGTTCGGTGCCTGGAAAATCGGCATTCATAGCTACGAGCAGGCGTTGATTCTCGGCCTGTTCCTCGGCATGGCCGGCGCATCGTTTGCGGTCGCCCTGCCCTTGGCCTCGCAATGGTATCCACCGCAGCATCAGGGCAAAGCCATGGGCATTGCCGGTGCGGGCAACTCCGGGACGGTATTCGCCGCGCTGCTCGCGCCGGTACTCGCCGCCGCGTTCGGCTGGAGCAATGTTTTCGGTTTCGCCCTGATTCCATTGATCCTGACGCTGGTGCTGTTCGTCTGGCTGGCGAAAAACGCGCCTGAGCGGCCGAAAGCCAAAGCCATGGCCGACTACTTCAAGGCGCTGGGCGACCGTGACAGCTGGTGGTTCATGTTTTTCTACAGCGTGACCTTCGGCGGCTTCATCGGCCTGGCCAGCGCCCTGCCCGGCTACTTCAACGACCAGTACGGCCTGAACCCGGTGATTGCTGGTTACTACACCGCCGCCTGTGTGTTCGGCGGCAGCCTGATGCGCCCGCTGGGTGGCGCGCTAGCGGATCGCTTCGGCGGTATCCGCACGTTGCTGGCGATGTACACCGTGGCAGCGATCTGCATCGCGGCCGTCGGCTTCAACCTGCCAAGTTCCTACGCCGCACTGGCGCTTTTCGTCTGCACCATGCTTGGTCTGGGGGCAGGAAACGGCGCGGTGTTCCAGTTGGTGCCGCAACGTTTCCGCCTGGAGATCGGCGTGATGACCGGGCTGATCGGCATGGCCGGCGGCATCGGCGGTTTTGCCCTGGCGGCGGGCATGGGCGCGATCAAGCAAAGCACCGGCAGCTATCAACTGGCGCTGTGGTTGTTCGCCAGCCTCGGTGTGCTGGCGTGGTTCGGTCTGCACGGGGTCAAACGCCGCTGGAGAACCACCTGGGGTTCGGCCGCCGTGACCGCTGCGCGAGTCTGA
- a CDS encoding ANTAR domain-containing response regulator has translation MLRILLINDTAKKVGRLKAALTEAGFEVIDESGLTIDLPARVETVRPDVILIDTESPSRDVMEQVVLVSRDQPRPIVMFTDEHDPGVMRQAIKSGVSAYIVEGIHAQRLQPILDVAMARFESDQALRAQLLARDQQLAERKRIELAKGLLMKMKDCNEEEAYTLMRRQAMSRQQKLIQVAEQIIAMSELLG, from the coding sequence ATGTTGCGCATTCTGCTGATCAACGACACCGCGAAAAAAGTCGGGCGCCTGAAAGCTGCGCTGACCGAGGCCGGTTTCGAGGTCATTGACGAGTCCGGGCTGACCATCGACCTGCCGGCACGCGTCGAAACGGTGCGCCCGGACGTGATCCTGATCGATACCGAGTCACCGAGCCGCGATGTGATGGAGCAAGTGGTGCTGGTGAGCCGCGACCAGCCACGGCCGATCGTGATGTTCACCGACGAACATGACCCGGGAGTGATGCGTCAGGCGATCAAGTCCGGGGTCAGTGCCTACATCGTCGAAGGCATTCACGCTCAGCGCCTGCAGCCGATTCTCGATGTGGCAATGGCGCGCTTCGAAAGCGATCAGGCCCTGCGCGCGCAACTGCTGGCCCGCGACCAGCAACTGGCCGAGCGCAAGCGCATCGAACTGGCCAAAGGGCTACTGATGAAGATGAAGGACTGCAATGAAGAAGAGGCCTACACCTTGATGCGGCGCCAGGCCATGAGCCGCCAGCAGAAACTGATTCAAGTGGCGGAGCAGATCATTGCCATGAGTGAGCTGCTCGGCTGA
- a CDS encoding CmpA/NrtA family ABC transporter substrate-binding protein has translation MSDSSVGPLAWVNGSDAPEKSVINLGFMALSDCASVVVAATQGFAQPYGLTINLKRQASWATLRDKLVSGELDVAHSLYGLIYAVHLGIGGVAPSDMAVLMGLNQNGQSLNLSHGLQQLGVTSPDALDRHAHQTRAKLTFAQTFPTGTHAMWLYYWLASQGIHPLLDVDSVVVPPPQMVAHLQAGRIDGFCVGEPWAASAVQQNLGFTLATSQTIWPDHPEKVLGCTRAFVEQYPNTARALVMAILQASRFIEQSLENRRSTAQLLSAAEYLDAPLACIEPRFLGDYADGLGNRWQDPHALRFHGNGEVNLPYLSDGMWFMTQFRRWGLLREDPDYLAVARQVQQLDLYREAAAAVGVAARGTDMRSSQLLDGKVWDGSDPAGYARSFKLHALSDAAPLFARR, from the coding sequence ATGAGTGATTCCTCCGTCGGGCCGCTGGCCTGGGTCAACGGCAGTGATGCCCCGGAAAAAAGCGTGATCAACCTCGGCTTCATGGCCTTGAGCGATTGCGCCTCGGTGGTCGTGGCCGCAACGCAGGGCTTCGCCCAACCTTACGGCCTGACGATCAACCTCAAGCGCCAGGCGTCATGGGCCACGCTGCGCGACAAACTGGTCAGCGGCGAGCTGGACGTCGCCCACAGCCTGTACGGGCTGATTTACGCCGTGCATCTGGGCATCGGCGGCGTGGCCCCGAGCGACATGGCGGTATTGATGGGGCTGAACCAGAACGGTCAGAGCCTCAACCTGTCCCACGGCTTGCAGCAGTTGGGCGTGACCAGTCCCGATGCGCTGGATCGCCACGCGCACCAAACCCGCGCAAAACTGACCTTCGCCCAGACCTTCCCCACCGGCACCCATGCGATGTGGCTTTATTACTGGCTGGCGAGCCAAGGCATTCATCCGTTGCTGGATGTCGACAGCGTGGTGGTGCCGCCGCCGCAAATGGTCGCGCACCTGCAAGCCGGGCGCATCGATGGGTTTTGCGTCGGTGAGCCGTGGGCGGCCAGCGCCGTGCAGCAGAATCTGGGGTTCACCCTCGCCACCAGTCAGACCATCTGGCCCGATCACCCGGAAAAGGTCCTTGGCTGCACCCGCGCGTTCGTCGAGCAATACCCCAACACCGCCAGGGCGCTGGTGATGGCGATCCTCCAGGCGAGCCGTTTCATTGAGCAAAGCCTGGAAAACCGCCGCAGCACCGCGCAACTGCTGAGCGCGGCGGAATATCTCGACGCCCCGCTCGCCTGCATCGAACCACGCTTTCTCGGCGACTACGCCGACGGCCTCGGCAATCGCTGGCAAGACCCGCACGCCTTGCGTTTTCACGGCAACGGCGAAGTGAATCTGCCGTATCTGTCCGACGGCATGTGGTTCATGACCCAGTTCCGCCGCTGGGGCTTGCTGCGCGAGGATCCGGATTACCTTGCCGTCGCCCGTCAGGTTCAACAACTCGATCTGTATCGCGAAGCCGCCGCTGCGGTTGGTGTCGCCGCGAGGGGCACCGACATGCGCAGCAGTCAGTTGCTCGATGGCAAAGTCTGGGACGGCAGCGATCCGGCGGGTTACGCCCGCAGTTTCAAACTGCACGCCCTGAGCGATGCCGCTCCCCTATTCGCCCGCCGCTGA
- a CDS encoding quinone-dependent dihydroorotate dehydrogenase: protein MYTLARQLLFKLSPETSHDLSLDLIGAGGRLGLNGMLCKKPANVPVTVMGLDFPNPVGLAAGLDKNGAAIDGFSQLGFGFVEIGTVTPRPQPGNPKPRIFRLPEAEAIINRMGFNNLGVDNLLARVAAAKYKGVLGINIGKNFDTPVERAVDDYLICLDKIYTHASYITVNVSSPNTPGLRSLQFGDSLKQLLADLATRRAELALRHGKHVPLAIKIAPDMTDEETAQVAQALIETGMDAVIATNTTLSRIGVEGMEHGDEAGGLSGAPVREKSTNTVKVLAGELAGRLPIIAAGGITEGKHAAEKILAGASLVQIYSGFIYKGPALIRESVDAIAALRK, encoded by the coding sequence ATGTACACCCTGGCCCGTCAGCTGTTGTTCAAACTTTCCCCGGAAACCTCCCACGATCTGTCGCTGGATCTGATCGGCGCGGGTGGGCGTTTGGGCCTCAACGGCATGCTGTGCAAGAAGCCGGCGAACGTGCCGGTGACCGTCATGGGCCTGGATTTTCCGAACCCGGTGGGTCTGGCGGCCGGTCTGGACAAGAACGGCGCGGCCATCGACGGCTTTTCGCAACTGGGCTTCGGTTTTGTCGAAATCGGCACCGTGACCCCGCGTCCGCAGCCGGGCAACCCGAAACCACGGATCTTCCGTCTGCCGGAAGCCGAGGCGATCATCAACCGCATGGGTTTCAACAACCTCGGTGTCGATAACCTGCTGGCGCGGGTCGCGGCGGCCAAATACAAGGGCGTGCTGGGGATCAACATCGGCAAGAACTTCGACACCCCGGTCGAGCGCGCGGTGGATGATTATCTGATCTGCCTGGACAAGATTTACACCCACGCCAGCTACATCACCGTCAACGTCAGCTCGCCGAACACCCCGGGCCTGCGCAGCCTGCAGTTCGGTGATTCGCTCAAGCAGTTGCTGGCGGACCTGGCCACGCGCCGCGCCGAACTGGCCCTGCGTCACGGCAAGCACGTACCGCTGGCGATCAAGATCGCTCCGGACATGACCGACGAAGAGACCGCGCAAGTGGCTCAAGCGCTGATCGAAACCGGTATGGACGCGGTGATCGCCACCAACACCACCCTGAGCCGTATTGGCGTCGAAGGCATGGAGCATGGTGACGAGGCGGGCGGTCTGTCCGGCGCTCCGGTGCGTGAGAAGAGCACGAATACCGTGAAGGTGCTGGCGGGCGAGTTGGCTGGACGTTTGCCGATCATTGCTGCCGGTGGCATCACTGAAGGCAAGCATGCGGCCGAGAAGATTCTTGCGGGTGCAAGCCTGGTGCAGATCTATTCCGGGTTCATCTACAAAGGCCCGGCGCTGATTCGTGAGTCCGTGGACGCGATCGCCGCCCTGCGCAAATAA
- the rmf gene encoding ribosome modulation factor, translating to MRRLKRDPLERAFLRGYQYGVGGKSRELCPFTLPSVRQAWINGWREGRGDNWDGMTGTAGIHRLNELHAVG from the coding sequence ATGAGAAGACTTAAGCGTGATCCGTTGGAAAGAGCATTTTTGCGCGGATATCAATATGGCGTTGGTGGCAAATCCCGTGAGCTTTGCCCATTTACTCTACCGTCGGTACGTCAAGCCTGGATCAACGGCTGGCGAGAAGGACGCGGCGACAACTGGGACGGTATGACCGGCACTGCGGGAATCCACAGACTCAACGAACTTCACGCCGTCGGCTGA
- the rlmKL gene encoding bifunctional 23S rRNA (guanine(2069)-N(7))-methyltransferase RlmK/23S rRNA (guanine(2445)-N(2))-methyltransferase RlmL, whose amino-acid sequence MSDRFELFLTCPKGLEGLLIEEAVGLGLEDAREHTSAVRGMATMETAYRLCLWSRLANRVLLVLKRFPMKDAEDLYHGVLDVEWQDHMLSDGTLAVEFSGHGSGIDNTHFGALKVKDAIVDKLRTPQGDRPSIDKLNPDLRIHLRLDRGEAILSLDLSGHSLHQRGYRLQQGAAPLKENLAAAILIRSGWPRIAAEGGALADPMCGVGTFLVEAGMIAADMAPNLRREQWGFTAWLGHVPALWKKLHEEAVERAAAGLAKPPLWIRGYEADPRLIQPGRNNVERAGLSEWIKIYQGEVATFEPRPDQNQKGLVICNPPYGERLGDEASLLYLYQNLGERLRQACLNWEAAVFTGAPDLGKRMGIRSHKQYSFWNGALPCKLLLIKVLPDQFVTGERRTPEQRQAEREQAAYDQTPDEPQERKFNKNGNPIKPAPAPAPVIEQPRLSEGGQMFANRLQKNLKAMGKWVKREGIDCYRVYDADMPEYAMAIDLYHDWVHVQEYAAPKSIDPEKASARMFDALAAIPQALNVDKSRVVVKRRERQSGTKQYERQAAQGKFNEVSEGGVKLLVNLTDYLDTGLFLDHRPIRMRIQKEAAGKRFLNLFCYTATASVHAAKGGARSTTSVDLSKTYLDWARRNLSLNGFSDKNRLEQGDVMAWLESSRDEYDLIFIDPPTFSNSKRMEGIFDVQRDQVQLIDLAMARLAPGGVLYFSNNFRKFQLEENLAERYAVEEISAQTIDPDFARNTKIHRAWKITAR is encoded by the coding sequence ATGTCCGATCGTTTCGAACTCTTCCTCACTTGCCCCAAAGGCCTTGAAGGCCTGCTCATCGAGGAAGCCGTCGGGCTTGGCCTTGAAGACGCCCGCGAGCACACCTCCGCCGTGCGTGGCATGGCGACCATGGAAACCGCTTACCGCCTGTGCCTCTGGTCGCGTCTGGCCAACCGTGTATTGCTGGTGCTCAAGCGCTTCCCGATGAAGGACGCCGAAGACCTGTACCACGGCGTACTCGACGTCGAGTGGCAGGATCACATGCTCAGCGACGGCACCCTGGCCGTTGAATTCAGCGGCCACGGCTCGGGGATCGACAACACCCACTTCGGCGCCTTGAAGGTCAAGGACGCCATCGTCGACAAACTGCGCACCCCGCAAGGCGACCGCCCGTCGATCGACAAGCTCAACCCGGACCTGCGCATTCACCTGCGTCTGGATCGCGGCGAAGCGATCCTGTCCCTCGATCTCTCCGGCCACAGCCTGCACCAGCGCGGTTACCGCCTGCAGCAGGGCGCTGCGCCGCTGAAGGAAAACCTCGCGGCGGCGATCCTGATCCGCTCCGGCTGGCCGCGCATTGCGGCCGAAGGCGGCGCGCTGGCTGACCCGATGTGTGGTGTCGGTACGTTCCTCGTTGAAGCCGGCATGATCGCCGCCGACATGGCGCCGAACCTGCGCCGCGAGCAGTGGGGCTTCACCGCATGGCTGGGTCACGTCCCGGCGCTGTGGAAAAAACTCCATGAAGAAGCTGTTGAGCGTGCCGCTGCCGGTCTGGCCAAGCCACCGCTGTGGATTCGTGGTTATGAAGCTGACCCGCGTCTGATTCAGCCAGGCCGCAACAACGTCGAGCGTGCTGGCCTGAGCGAGTGGATCAAGATCTACCAGGGCGAAGTCGCGACCTTCGAGCCGCGTCCGGATCAGAACCAGAAAGGTCTGGTGATCTGCAACCCGCCATACGGCGAGCGTCTGGGTGACGAAGCCAGCTTGCTGTACCTCTACCAGAACCTCGGTGAGCGTCTGCGTCAGGCCTGCCTGAACTGGGAAGCAGCGGTGTTCACCGGTGCGCCGGATCTGGGCAAGCGCATGGGCATTCGCAGCCACAAACAGTATTCGTTCTGGAACGGCGCGTTGCCGTGCAAGCTGCTGTTGATCAAAGTGCTGCCGGATCAGTTCGTCACTGGCGAGCGCCGCACCCCGGAACAACGTCAGGCCGAGCGCGAGCAAGCCGCTTATGACCAGACCCCGGACGAGCCGCAAGAGCGCAAGTTCAACAAGAACGGCAACCCGATCAAGCCGGCGCCAGCACCGGCTCCGGTGATCGAGCAGCCGCGCTTGAGCGAAGGCGGGCAGATGTTTGCCAACCGTCTGCAAAAGAATCTCAAGGCCATGGGCAAGTGGGTCAAGCGCGAAGGCATTGATTGCTACCGCGTCTACGATGCCGACATGCCGGAATATGCGATGGCCATCGACCTGTACCACGATTGGGTGCATGTGCAGGAATACGCTGCGCCGAAATCGATCGATCCGGAAAAGGCCTCGGCACGCATGTTCGACGCCCTGGCCGCCATTCCGCAGGCGCTGAACGTCGACAAAAGCCGCGTGGTGGTCAAACGCCGCGAGCGCCAGAGCGGCACCAAACAGTACGAGCGTCAGGCCGCGCAGGGCAAGTTCAATGAGGTCAGCGAAGGCGGCGTCAAGCTGCTGGTGAACCTCACCGACTACCTCGACACCGGGCTGTTCCTCGATCACCGTCCAATCCGCATGCGCATTCAGAAAGAGGCGGCCGGCAAGCGCTTCCTCAATCTGTTCTGCTATACCGCGACGGCCAGCGTGCACGCGGCCAAGGGCGGTGCGCGCAGCACCACCAGCGTCGACCTGTCGAAAACCTACCTCGACTGGGCGCGCCGCAACCTGTCGCTGAACGGTTTCTCCGACAAGAACCGTCTGGAACAGGGCGATGTGATGGCATGGCTGGAAAGCAGCCGGGACGAGTACGACCTGATCTTCATCGATCCGCCGACCTTCTCCAACTCCAAGCGCATGGAGGGCATCTTCGACGTGCAGCGTGACCAGGTGCAGTTGATCGACCTGGCCATGGCCCGTCTGGCGCCGGGTGGCGTGCTGTATTTCTCCAACAACTTCCGCAAGTTCCAGTTGGAGGAGAACCTCGCCGAGCGCTACGCGGTCGAGGAAATCAGCGCCCAGACCATCGACCCGGATTTCGCCCGCAACACCAAAATCCACCGCGCCTGGAAAATCACGGCTCGTTGA
- a CDS encoding diguanylate cyclase, with protein sequence MSLHPVRPRILGFISEEVSAWLVALLVLLAGGILTGLLAWATLNQFHHQLRQRFQLLANERYSRIEERFQDQEQRLDGLRRFFANSRSVSRAEFDGYAKPLLLRTQAYSYAPRVSRAERPAVEQAVRDEGFSTFTFRELNAEDQLQAAGDRPEYVPVIYTQSQSHLPTPLGYDLLAQPLRRATLERADRTGHMAVSQPLHLVGIDPAYARGVLLLAPVTREGAPKGPPEGYVMAVISMHQLLADGLPEDSQDFLSVRILDLSTEDQHEVLYESANKAGASDLSATRLLRLADHDYQVDMQPSEAFLQANHSSISSLVVLGALLSLLLSALLYVLVSQRQRALRMVELRTQELHDREQELRGTHGQLRGVLNAATQVAIIATDLRGVINTFNPGAEQMLGYSSADVVGHMTLENLHLPRELAARSAELGARYGKSIPTCHAMLVEGGEVGGHEAREWTLVRSDGSHLPVNMLATPVLDEQGLWVGHLAICIDITERKRVHEALAARDVLLKKLSAHVPGGIYQFKMEFDGRFSVIYASDGIREIYELAPDVLLLDAEAIFSRIHPQDITRVRTSIRASAENLSPWREEYRVQLPERGLRWVRGEATPEELPGGGVLWHGYISDISDLKRVEEELRALSVTDSLTGIHNRRYFQERLTTEMARVERGGGELSVIMLDIDHFKRINDQYGHAVGDRVLQAVCERIGHRLRRTDVFCRLGGEEFMVLCPDIDGEHAYILAMELWQGLRSAPVDVVGVVTASFGIASWRPGEGADALLLRADSGVYAAKQAGRDRVEQMS encoded by the coding sequence ATGTCGTTGCACCCCGTGCGCCCAAGGATTCTGGGTTTTATCAGCGAAGAAGTCTCGGCCTGGCTGGTCGCGCTGCTGGTATTGCTCGCCGGCGGGATTCTCACGGGGCTGCTCGCCTGGGCCACCCTCAACCAGTTTCATCATCAATTGCGGCAACGCTTCCAGCTGTTGGCCAATGAGCGTTACAGCCGTATCGAAGAACGTTTTCAGGATCAGGAACAGCGCCTCGATGGCCTGCGCCGTTTCTTCGCCAACTCCCGTTCGGTGTCTCGTGCCGAATTCGACGGTTATGCCAAACCCCTGTTATTGCGTACCCAGGCCTATTCCTATGCGCCGCGGGTGAGCCGTGCCGAGCGTCCGGCGGTCGAACAAGCCGTGCGCGACGAGGGTTTCAGCACCTTCACCTTTCGTGAGCTGAACGCCGAAGACCAGTTGCAGGCGGCCGGAGATCGCCCTGAATACGTGCCCGTGATCTACACCCAGAGCCAGAGTCACCTGCCGACGCCCCTGGGTTACGACTTGCTCGCGCAACCGTTGCGTCGGGCAACACTGGAGCGTGCCGACCGCACCGGGCACATGGCGGTTTCACAGCCGTTGCACCTGGTGGGCATCGATCCGGCGTATGCCCGGGGCGTGTTGCTGCTGGCGCCAGTCACCCGTGAAGGAGCACCGAAAGGGCCGCCGGAAGGCTATGTGATGGCGGTGATCAGCATGCATCAGTTGCTGGCCGACGGCTTGCCCGAGGACAGCCAGGACTTCCTCAGCGTACGCATCCTCGATCTGTCCACCGAGGATCAGCATGAGGTGCTGTACGAGTCGGCCAACAAAGCGGGGGCCAGTGATCTTTCTGCCACGCGCTTGTTGCGTCTGGCTGACCACGACTATCAAGTGGACATGCAGCCCAGCGAAGCCTTTCTGCAGGCCAACCATTCGTCGATCAGCAGCCTGGTGGTGCTGGGTGCGCTGCTGAGTCTGTTGCTCAGCGCGTTGCTGTATGTGCTGGTCAGTCAGCGTCAGCGCGCCTTGCGCATGGTTGAGTTGCGCACCCAGGAACTGCATGACCGCGAGCAGGAATTACGCGGCACCCATGGCCAGTTGCGCGGAGTGCTGAACGCGGCAACACAAGTGGCGATCATCGCCACCGATCTGCGTGGGGTGATCAACACCTTCAACCCCGGCGCGGAACAGATGCTCGGCTACAGCAGCGCCGATGTCGTCGGCCACATGACCCTGGAAAACCTGCACCTGCCGCGCGAACTGGCAGCGCGTTCGGCGGAGTTGGGCGCGCGCTACGGCAAGAGCATTCCAACCTGCCACGCGATGCTGGTCGAGGGCGGCGAGGTCGGTGGTCATGAAGCGCGCGAGTGGACGCTGGTGCGCAGCGATGGCAGCCATCTGCCGGTGAACATGCTCGCCACCCCGGTGCTCGATGAGCAGGGACTGTGGGTCGGGCATCTGGCGATCTGCATCGACATCACCGAACGCAAGCGCGTGCACGAGGCGCTGGCGGCGCGGGATGTGCTGCTGAAAAAGCTCAGCGCTCACGTGCCCGGCGGCATCTACCAATTCAAGATGGAATTCGACGGGCGCTTCAGCGTGATCTATGCCAGTGACGGCATCCGCGAGATCTACGAGCTGGCGCCGGACGTGCTGCTGCTCGATGCCGAAGCGATCTTTTCCCGCATTCATCCGCAAGACATCACCCGTGTACGCACCTCGATTCGCGCCTCGGCGGAAAACCTCAGTCCCTGGCGCGAGGAATACCGCGTGCAACTGCCCGAGCGCGGCCTGCGCTGGGTGCGCGGCGAGGCGACGCCGGAAGAGCTGCCGGGCGGCGGTGTGCTGTGGCACGGCTACATCTCGGACATTTCCGACCTGAAGCGGGTGGAAGAGGAACTGCGGGCGCTGTCGGTCACCGACTCACTGACTGGCATCCACAACCGCCGCTATTTTCAGGAGCGCCTGACCACCGAAATGGCCCGGGTCGAGCGCGGCGGCGGCGAACTGTCGGTGATCATGCTCGACATCGACCACTTCAAACGGATCAACGACCAGTACGGCCATGCCGTGGGCGACCGTGTGTTGCAGGCGGTGTGCGAACGCATCGGCCATCGCTTGCGGCGCACGGATGTGTTCTGCCGTCTGGGCGGCGAGGAATTCATGGTGCTGTGCCCGGACATCGACGGCGAGCACGCCTACATCCTTGCCATGGAGCTGTGGCAAGGCTTGCGCAGTGCGCCGGTGGACGTGGTCGGGGTGGTGACAGCCAGTTTCGGCATCGCCAGCTGGCGACCGGGGGAGGGCGCGGATGCGCTGTTGTTGCGAGCGGATTCGGGCGTGTACGCGGCGAAGCAGGCCGGACGGGATCGGGTTGAGCAGATGAGCTAG